In one window of Microbacterium natoriense DNA:
- a CDS encoding serine hydrolase domain-containing protein: MSAAKRVITHIVEKIAAEELGAYGVHVLVGDDEAEHRWRSDDRENLYSVSKGVSVLAAGIAVGEGLIALDTHVVDALPNMQLGKGVESVTLRHLLTMTSGIDFEWFGDQIVPWGDLAQEMLRRETRGPGGCFQYSDASTYVAMRMLGARVGDVRDWLIPRLFEPLDIHNPQWHRCPLGWIVGGSGLELRTHELARIGRLLRDRGDWNGKGIVASEWIDSMHEDWFLTGGPALWGSYGMGVWKGPGNGWRLDGAYGQYVYVSEAHDAVVTITAHEESHDHRLVEIAAEALFS; encoded by the coding sequence TCGTGGAGAAGATCGCGGCTGAAGAGCTCGGAGCCTACGGAGTTCATGTCCTCGTTGGTGACGACGAAGCCGAACATCGTTGGCGCAGCGATGATCGCGAGAATCTGTACTCGGTCTCCAAGGGGGTCAGCGTTCTAGCTGCGGGCATCGCCGTAGGTGAGGGACTGATTGCCCTTGACACCCACGTCGTCGACGCCCTTCCGAACATGCAACTCGGGAAGGGCGTCGAGTCCGTCACTCTGCGACATTTGCTCACGATGACCAGCGGCATTGACTTCGAGTGGTTCGGCGACCAGATCGTTCCCTGGGGTGACCTTGCGCAAGAGATGCTGCGCCGGGAGACTCGCGGACCTGGTGGATGCTTCCAGTACTCGGACGCCAGCACCTATGTTGCGATGCGGATGCTTGGTGCCCGGGTAGGCGATGTGCGCGACTGGCTCATTCCTCGGCTATTCGAACCGCTAGACATCCACAACCCTCAATGGCATCGCTGCCCGCTCGGATGGATCGTCGGAGGGAGCGGCCTCGAACTACGGACACATGAACTCGCACGGATAGGCAGGCTCCTTCGCGACCGAGGAGACTGGAACGGCAAGGGGATCGTGGCAAGCGAGTGGATCGACTCGATGCACGAGGACTGGTTCCTCACCGGCGGCCCCGCTCTTTGGGGCAGCTACGGGATGGGTGTCTGGAAAGGGCCCGGCAACGGCTGGCGTCTGGACGGGGCATACGGCCAGTACGTGTATGTGTCCGAAGCACATGACGCGGTGGTGACAATAACCGCGCACGAGGAATCGCACGACCATCGCCTGGTCGAAATTGCTGCCGAAGCACTGTTCAGCTAG